One window of Penaeus monodon isolate SGIC_2016 unplaced genomic scaffold, NSTDA_Pmon_1 PmonScaffold_1795, whole genome shotgun sequence genomic DNA carries:
- the LOC119569679 gene encoding carbohydrate sulfotransferase 5-like isoform X1: protein MTQDDQSHLDPVPPCFRKHVPDRGEDLVNGIETNKRNMYKMWAQVVATRSRRCVACMVLACILLTVQVITHQVRQETVVDESINPQQLTTMLKQDEEAFKLPIVPPKGFDLRAAQAGKAKGDILKNLSELDIKQLQKVQQFVNSAHDPQAVEDFRIEQALQSLKVRLLEEISGQKFPAILDAATRGQAISDRARPSRRQIVISTTWRSGSTFLEELLSSHPAVYNHYEPLMQFGLRQIREGQDSVKAQNLLHDLLACRYKAKSEYMNTALNIKEMFTRNVLVWQTCSNQQIGDSLCYNDAFLKGACQLFPWSTMKIVRLRLKLLRPILEDSKLNARIVYLVRDPRGVMNSRFDTVKWCHSSDCNDPSYLCSDMDDDLTAALELRKEFPGLVYILRYEDMSLSPVNKTKELLDFLGLDFDPKMQEFLDSHTTKNYDKPWSTSRDSKTRVTYWASKLQAEKLKGIQDVCTPVMKRFGYLPVNATKDISLEKILEPLNLP, encoded by the exons ATGACACAAGATGATCAGTCTCATCTGGACCCCGTCCCGCCATGCTTCAGAAAACACGTTCCGGACCGGGGGGAAGATCTTGTGAACGGCATAGAAACAAac aAGCGTAACATGTACAAGATGTGGGCACAGGTCGTAGCCACCAGGTCTCGGCGATGTGTAGCGTGCATGGTGTTGGCGTGCATCTTGCTCACTGTGCAGGTTATCACGCATCAGGTTAGACAAG AGACCGTTGTGGACGAGAGTATAAACCCACAGCAGTTAACGACTATGTTGAAACAAGATGAAGAGGCCTTCAAGCTTCCGATCGTGCCGCCCAAGGGATTTGAT CTGAGAGCGGCGCAAGCCGGGAAAGCGAAAGGGGACATCTTGAAGAATCTCTCAGAACTCGACATCAAGCAGTTGCAGAAAGTGCAGCAATTCGTCAACTCCGCACACGACCCCCAGGCAGTTGAAGATTTTCGAATTGAGCAAGCCCTGCAGTCACTCAAA GTTCGATTATTAGAGGAGATTAGCGGGCAGAAGTTCCCGGCGATCTTGGACGCAGCCACGCGCGGCCAGGCGATCTCTGACCGAGCCCGCCCCAGCCGACGCCAG ATTGTGATATCGACGACATGGCGCTCAGGCTCTACTTTCCTGGAGGAGCTGCTGTCGTCACACCCCGCCGTCTACAACCACTACGAGCCCCTCATGCAGTTCGGCCTCAGGCAGATCCGCGAGGGACAGGACTCGGTCAAGGCACAGAATCTGCTTCATGATCTTCTTGCGTGCAG GTACAAGGCGAAGTCGGAGTACATGAACACAGCGCTGAACATCAAGGAGATGTTCACGAGGAACGTGTTGGTGTGGCAGACCTGCAGCAACCAGCAGATCGGCGATTCGCTCTGCTACAACGACGCCTTCCTAAAGGGCGCCTGTCAGCTCTTCCCTTGGTCTACAATGAAGATCGTGAGGCTGAGGCTGAAGCTCCTGCGGCCGATCTTGGAGGACTCGAAGCTGAACGCGCGGATCGTGTACCTGGTGAGGGACCCGCGCGGGGTCATGAACTCCCGCTTCGACACCGTGAAGTGGTGCCACTCGTCCGACTGCAACGACCCCTCGTACCTTTGCAGCGACATGGACGACGACCTCACGGCAGCCCTTGAGCTGAGGAAGGAATTCCCGGGTCTCGTTTACATCCTCCGGTACGAGGACATGTCCCTGAGCCCAGTCAACAAAACCAAGGAGCTCCTGGACTTCTTGGGACTGGACTTCGACCCCAAGATGCAAGAGTTCCTGGATTCGCACACGACCAAGAACTACGACAAGCCGTGGAGCACCTCGAGGGACTCCAAGACCCGCGTCACCTACTGGGCCTCCAAGCTGCAGGCCGAGAAGCTGAAGGGGATCCAGGACGTGTGCACGCCCGTGATGAAACGCTTCGGGTATTTGCCCGTCAATGCTACGAAAGATATCAGTCTCGAAAAGATTTTAGAACCGTTGAATTTACCTTAG
- the LOC119569680 gene encoding LOW QUALITY PROTEIN: PR domain zinc finger protein 13-like (The sequence of the model RefSeq protein was modified relative to this genomic sequence to represent the inferred CDS: deleted 1 base in 1 codon): MVGGHGREWAACVAPTTAHSDSCTAATGVTDPAITPVVHVTAGEDLPRAVSTRACPARDLCLSLTQEKFRQRRRAHEPTLCIQVNDGILVARDNVQLSTWLPLLPLATDVHAEAATLSFVHSGQGEAATLRATLTRAVKVGETPPLWFSSEVAAQLGLPFLNFSHIKEGRYVCPECQRQFSAPNPLKLHLAANCDSLDPRLLWDRLLSSPPRPAPAPWFTPLLSSPPLAMSALTSRVHHAAVSAKAPARPSSPGASARPGSPGGLKPVSPDSTSCHVGSPRSASPPRSPPSAPLLQEPRSAFRRVSFPVNRHDAQPPRFSALCRPPTLLPAGPSRCSARTPAAGALALAPRSSAVTPDLLLHPRLLMTPMIPARSEGASTTQPMMPTMPLAGSTRPLLSAAPPGSAVDPCAEMETLVSNLGRSRRGHLCLYCGKVYSRKYGLKIHIRTHTGYKPLKCKVCLRPFGDPSNLNKHVRLHAEGETPYRCDHCGKVLVRRRDLDRHIRSRHPEVPSPPTHALTDTEDEDTDDGDVPEDKGTAVEEESHVVALTQEEANADTR; the protein is encoded by the exons ATGGTGGGCGGCCATGGGCGTGAGTGGGCCGCGTGCGTTGCTCCTACGACAGCACACTCCGATTCCTGCACAGCCGCGACCGGTGTTACTGACCCTGCTATCACGCCCGTCGTCCACGTCACGGCCGGAGAAGACCTCCCGCGGGCCGTGTCCACCCGCGCCTGCCCCGCCCGTGACCTGTGCCTCAGCCTCACCCAGGAGAAGTTCCGGCAGCGGCGCCGCGCGCATGAGCCCACGCTCTGCATACAG GTTAACGACGGAATTTTAGTAGCCCGGGACAACGTGCAACTTTCGACATGGCTGCCACTGCTGCCCCTGGCCACCGACGTGCATGCTGAGGCGGCCACTCTGTCCTTCGTGCACTCGGGACAGGGCGAGGCCGCGACGCTGAGGGCGACGCTGACGAGGGCCGTGAAGGTCGGGGAGACACCGCCGCTCTGGTTCTCTTCAGAAGTTGCGGCTCAGCTGGGCCTTCCCTTCCTAAATTTTTCTCACATCAAAG AAGGGCGCTATGTGTGCCCCGAGTGCCAGAGGCAGTTCAGCGCGCCCAATCCCCTGAAGCTTCACCTGGCGGCGAACTGCGACTCCCTCGACCCTCGCCTCCTGTGGGATCGCCTCCTGAGCTCCCCGCCGCGACCCGCGCCCGCGCCATGGTTCACGCCGCTCTTGTCTTCGCCGCCCCTCGCCATGTCCGCCCTGACCTCGCGTGTGCACCACGCTGCTGTCAGCGCCAAGGCGCCTGCCCGACCCTCCTCCCCCGGGGCTTCCGCAAGACCGGGGTCCCCAGGAGGCCTCAAACCGGTATCCCCCGACTCCACCAGCTGCCATGTGGGATCCCCCCGGTCGGCCTCGCCCCCGCGCTCACCCCCGTCTGCACCTCTCCTCCAGGAACCGCGTTCTGCTTTCAGGAGAGTCAGCTTCCCTGTCAACCGGCACGACGCTCAGCCACCCAGATTTAGTGCTCTCTGTCGGCCACCCACCCTGCTGCCGGCGGGCCCGTCCCGGTGCTCGGCGCGGACCCCCGCCGCGGGCGCGCTTGCTCTGGCTCCCCGCTCCTCTGCCGTCACCCCTGACCTGCTGCTCCATCCCCGCCTCCTTATGACGCCCATGATTCCCGCCCGCAGTGAGGGCGCTTCCACGACACAGCCCATGATGCCCACAATGCCGCTTGCGGGCTCTACTCGACCGCTGCTGAGTGCAGCGCCTCCAGGCAGTGCGGTGGACCCATGCGCCGAAATGGAGACTCTCGTGTCGAACTTGGGCCGCAGCCGCCGTGGACATTTGTGTTTGTACTGCGGGAAAGTGTACTCCCGCAAGTACGGCCTCAAAATCCACATCCGCACCCACACAGGCTACAAGCCACTCAAGTGCAAGGTCTGCCTGCGGCCTTTCGGAGACCCAAGCAACCTGAATAAGCACGTGCGGCTGCACGCAGAGGGAGAGACGCCCTACCGCTGCGACCACTGCGGT AAGGTGCTGGTCCGCCGCAGGGACCTGGACCGCCATATCCGCTCCCGGCATCCCGAGGTCCCTTCGCCGCCCACGCACGCCCTCACGGACACCGAGGACGAGGACACGGACGACGGCGACGTCCCGGAGGACAAGGGCACCGCTGTCGAGGAGGAGTCCCACGTGGTGGCGCTCACGCAAGAGGAAGCCAACGCTGACACCAGATAG
- the LOC119569679 gene encoding carbohydrate sulfotransferase 5-like isoform X2 encodes MYKMWAQVVATRSRRCVACMVLACILLTVQVITHQVRQETVVDESINPQQLTTMLKQDEEAFKLPIVPPKGFDLRAAQAGKAKGDILKNLSELDIKQLQKVQQFVNSAHDPQAVEDFRIEQALQSLKVRLLEEISGQKFPAILDAATRGQAISDRARPSRRQIVISTTWRSGSTFLEELLSSHPAVYNHYEPLMQFGLRQIREGQDSVKAQNLLHDLLACRYKAKSEYMNTALNIKEMFTRNVLVWQTCSNQQIGDSLCYNDAFLKGACQLFPWSTMKIVRLRLKLLRPILEDSKLNARIVYLVRDPRGVMNSRFDTVKWCHSSDCNDPSYLCSDMDDDLTAALELRKEFPGLVYILRYEDMSLSPVNKTKELLDFLGLDFDPKMQEFLDSHTTKNYDKPWSTSRDSKTRVTYWASKLQAEKLKGIQDVCTPVMKRFGYLPVNATKDISLEKILEPLNLP; translated from the exons ATGTACAAGATGTGGGCACAGGTCGTAGCCACCAGGTCTCGGCGATGTGTAGCGTGCATGGTGTTGGCGTGCATCTTGCTCACTGTGCAGGTTATCACGCATCAGGTTAGACAAG AGACCGTTGTGGACGAGAGTATAAACCCACAGCAGTTAACGACTATGTTGAAACAAGATGAAGAGGCCTTCAAGCTTCCGATCGTGCCGCCCAAGGGATTTGAT CTGAGAGCGGCGCAAGCCGGGAAAGCGAAAGGGGACATCTTGAAGAATCTCTCAGAACTCGACATCAAGCAGTTGCAGAAAGTGCAGCAATTCGTCAACTCCGCACACGACCCCCAGGCAGTTGAAGATTTTCGAATTGAGCAAGCCCTGCAGTCACTCAAA GTTCGATTATTAGAGGAGATTAGCGGGCAGAAGTTCCCGGCGATCTTGGACGCAGCCACGCGCGGCCAGGCGATCTCTGACCGAGCCCGCCCCAGCCGACGCCAG ATTGTGATATCGACGACATGGCGCTCAGGCTCTACTTTCCTGGAGGAGCTGCTGTCGTCACACCCCGCCGTCTACAACCACTACGAGCCCCTCATGCAGTTCGGCCTCAGGCAGATCCGCGAGGGACAGGACTCGGTCAAGGCACAGAATCTGCTTCATGATCTTCTTGCGTGCAG GTACAAGGCGAAGTCGGAGTACATGAACACAGCGCTGAACATCAAGGAGATGTTCACGAGGAACGTGTTGGTGTGGCAGACCTGCAGCAACCAGCAGATCGGCGATTCGCTCTGCTACAACGACGCCTTCCTAAAGGGCGCCTGTCAGCTCTTCCCTTGGTCTACAATGAAGATCGTGAGGCTGAGGCTGAAGCTCCTGCGGCCGATCTTGGAGGACTCGAAGCTGAACGCGCGGATCGTGTACCTGGTGAGGGACCCGCGCGGGGTCATGAACTCCCGCTTCGACACCGTGAAGTGGTGCCACTCGTCCGACTGCAACGACCCCTCGTACCTTTGCAGCGACATGGACGACGACCTCACGGCAGCCCTTGAGCTGAGGAAGGAATTCCCGGGTCTCGTTTACATCCTCCGGTACGAGGACATGTCCCTGAGCCCAGTCAACAAAACCAAGGAGCTCCTGGACTTCTTGGGACTGGACTTCGACCCCAAGATGCAAGAGTTCCTGGATTCGCACACGACCAAGAACTACGACAAGCCGTGGAGCACCTCGAGGGACTCCAAGACCCGCGTCACCTACTGGGCCTCCAAGCTGCAGGCCGAGAAGCTGAAGGGGATCCAGGACGTGTGCACGCCCGTGATGAAACGCTTCGGGTATTTGCCCGTCAATGCTACGAAAGATATCAGTCTCGAAAAGATTTTAGAACCGTTGAATTTACCTTAG